From a single Miscanthus floridulus cultivar M001 chromosome 8, ASM1932011v1, whole genome shotgun sequence genomic region:
- the LOC136472610 gene encoding plant cysteine oxidase 4-like → MAVAFPPHIMALSKVQRLYDACDVVFSSPAAAPTLGEIRWLQNILDGMEAADVGIDDGEKPTSSSSSSDDELSPKSGRCLLPAPAFTRITYVHIHQCDDFSIGVFCFPAGATLPLHDHPEMVVLSKLLYGSVRVRSYDWVAAPSPSPSRRKCGLARVVAADVVRRAPCQASVLFPRSGGNLHAFTAVTPCAILDVLTPPYSEDHGRPSTYFTDVPVPSLPGFAVLEETDLPEGFTVAGAPYLGPELTVDMDDDDDDDYDCYDDE, encoded by the exons ATGGCCGTGGCGTTCCCACCGCACATCATGGCGCTGAGCAAGGTGCAGCGGCTCTACGACGCCTGCGACGTCGTCTTctcctcgccggcggcggcgcccacGCTCGGGGAGATCAGATGGCTGCAGAACATCCTTG ATGGCATGGAGGCAGCCGACGTCGGGATCGACGACGGGGAGAAGCcgacgtcgtcctcgtcctcctccgacgACGAGCTGAGCCCCAAGAGCGGCCGCTGCCTCCTGCCGGCGCCGGCGTTCACGAGGATCACCTACGTGCACATACACCAGTGCGACGATTTCTCG ATCGGCGTCTTCTGCTTCCCGGCCGGCGCGACGCTGCCGCTGCACGACCACCCGGAGATGGTGGTGCTCAGCAAGCTGCTGTACGGCTCCGTGCGCGTGCGCTCCTACGACTGGGTCGCCGCgccttcgccgtcgccgtcgaggAGGAAATGTGGCCTGGCAAGGGTGGTGGCCGCGGACGTGGTGCGCCGCGCGCCCTGCCAGGCATCCGTGCTCTTCCCGCGCAGCGGCGGCAACCTGCACGCCTTCACCGCCGTCACGCCCTGCGCCATCCTCGACGTCCTCACGCCTCCATACTCGGAGGACCACGGACGCCCCTCGACTTACTTCACCGACGTCCCCGTCCCGTCTCTCCCGGGTTTCGCTGTCTTGGAAGAGACGGACCTGCCCGAGGGTTTCACCGTCGCCGGGGCGCCATATCTTGGCCCTGAGCTCACGGTCGACatggatgacgatgacgacgacgactacGACTGCTACGACGACGAGTAG